aattttgaagacatttctatcaaattcggtacatattattttttcggcccaaggaccaaagGACCTAATCCAattccgaccattttcagccaaactatgttaactgataagagagctattcggacatAGTTTGAATAATCTCGTAATTATTGTTCTAAAGACATTTATAAATAACTGTTTACTAGGTATGGGAGGTGGCTCCCGtccatttttagttaaacttcatgcagtgataggAAATTGATTcctataaagtttgaagaatgtCACAATTAGACTGATGTTTCTTAATTCCTTTTTGAAGTTAGTTCCAAAACCTTTTGCGTTTATACGATGAATTttagttgcattttttttccagGCAGGGTTGATTTTTATTGTTTCGGTTAATCTTCTTTATTAAActtcaaaataagaaaaaccatAAAACGTTACAAGAAGAAAAGAAATTAGTGCAAAGAGAAATATGAAAACCGACAGGAAAACACAAATCGAGTCTTCTCTACAACGTTCGCCTACAAACAAAAAGAGACGTCGTAAAAATCATCATCTAAACGCATTGTTATAGTTCTCGTgatattggaaaataactatttactttgtgtgATATGTACCACTCCCACTAATAAAATCCCGTCCATTTCCAGCCAAACTCCATATAGTGAGAAGAAATTTATTCGTGAAAAGTTTAGACATTGGGAAGTGTATTAATTGTATAAATAAACAGACatgcattaatttttatatatgggggatttcatgtcaagtgaaccaacttttgaaatcgatgtattccgttcgggatgaaatttgcaccaaggtagTAGTCCTATTGGTTGGTAATTCAGAGACATTTTgcccaaacaggtgttttttctcatccatataACTTCTTACCAATTGTTCTTAGAAAAATGTATCCTAAATAGTTCAGATAGAtattttttcaatctttcgacaaaaaaatgttgacctttttttccaaaatcaaaaatttttttttggaaaatctgtaatttttaaatattttagctaTTTTCACAAACTACTGTGTTTGACAAGCAGAAAAGAGTGGACGTCGAATATATTGCCTACAGTCTGAACTTCCAAATAAACCAAGTTTAGACACGTCAGTTCCCAAAATATTGCACCATTTGCTTGCAAACCCGTCTGCATCCAGTTTACTCCAAACGAGTACaactatgtatttttgttaatagtGGATATTTCCTTGGACTTTGTTCTGCGATGTTTGCATCTAGAAATCTCTATATTCTGCTATTTTCGAAGTTATCATTATTTCTACAATAATTACCTCACAAACAATCACCAGACTTGACAGATTATTGatataaacaaaagtttataaGCCCCACACCTCAAAAAAATACCGTAAAGAACATTATACATTATGTATTAATAGGAACTACCATTTGTGTTCAGATTATAACTATATAGAAATTCTGAGTGAATATACATACCTTAAAGATGGCCTGCAAGGTGCGCCTTTGTAAATCAGTAAACACTAGACGAGGCTTCTTGGGTTGGGGCATAtgttccatttgtatttcatctTTACGGTGACAGGGTGCTCCAGCTATCACTACTGGTCCTGCTGGGATAGTGCTGGGTGTTGTGCTACTTAAACTAGTCGGTCCAGCAAAATCCAAATCGAAatcttctataaaaaaaacaaaatggctTATTTACGATGTCGTTATATGTACGTCGATTATCTTACTAACCATGTACACTATTGTTGACTATATGATGATTAATGGAACTGTTGCCATTAGTTGTACATGAGCTGCGCTGGGGCAATTGAGCGGCTGCCATACGTAGGGCAGACATACGTTGAAATTCAGGCTCTTGCAACCATTTGAACATGCGTCGAAACGTTTCGCGTCCAGATTTGAGTTTCGACCAGGGTTTTGGGTTACGCAACAGATCGGATAAAGTGCCTTGAGAACGACACAAAACACGTTGAGCGAATATTGCCTGAGGTATACTGTAGCGCTTAAGTTCTGCTGAAATACGTTGGGCCAACTCTTTTGTATTGATCTCCTCCATGTCTCCACAGCTTGAGCTGGTGGTGTGTGAGTTGGCGCTGGAATTAGTGATGGAGTGTTTATTGTTACGAGGCTGAATTTCATTCTGGATTTGTTGATTCTGGAttggttgttgttgctgctgctgctgctgctgttgttgagcTTGAATAACAATTTGAGTTTGCTGCGATCCATTATTGGTGCAATCACCTGTTATAGGATGTGATTTAGTATCTTGATGGTGCTTTtgttgatgctgctgctgttgtgttGTTTGCATTATCAAATGTGTATCGAGACTTCCATTTATCATCAGTCTTCGTCCGTTCAAGGTATTACTGTCGTCATGGCCATGATTTACGGTCACTAATAACGTTCGAGGCGCTTCACTTAAGCCGATGTTTTGTGGTGGTGGTGAAGGTGTGAGCGATACCACATGCTGTTGATTTCCTTGCAGTGCAGATATATCCActaagtttttgttattgttgcagTTCAAGTGTGGTAATGTTACGACTGTACCAGGTGAATTCATAGAACTGGCAGATACCGAGTGTGGACTAAGTGCCCCAGGACTCGCAGTTTGTAGATGTAAGTGAGAGCCATTTCGGCCGCATCCATTAGATGCTGATGAGGTAGATGGTGTGCTTGAGACAATCATGTCCCTTTGTTGAGAATTGTATGGTGACTCGTAATCCGTAATAATGACATGATCACCAACATCACTGCTACCATTAATATTGACGGACGACAGGCATACTACATGACGTTCTGCAGCACAGCCGGTGACACCAGTGTCAGTGTCTGTTGTCAAGGTGTTCAATTTCGAGCTGGAAGAATCCTTACAACGTAATAAATTAGATTGTAAAGGTTTGGGTGACTGTAAATCTGCAGAGTGGCTGTAATTTGACTGAGGTGATAGGGGGCCGCAGCCACCAGGTGAGGTGGCCGGCAAATCGCACGATACTACAAGTCCTGAAAGAGTGTGAGACGGAGAGCTGCCATAGTTATGAGGTGGTGTCATGGACATCCCCATTGTTGGCAGTTTATCATATGAGGAATATGGTGAGGGCTCACCACCACTCAGACCACTTAAACTAAGGGAACTCAGTGGATTCGAGTGTTGTTGATGCGAATGATGATGCTGTGAATGTTGGTGCTGATTATGACCATGATGAGTAGTTGGCATCACAACATATGGGCCAACTACTCCAGCTGAACCATTCGATGCACTATTGCCATTACCACCATCGTCACTAGCTGCATCGTTTGTACTGGAACTACTAACAACACCCCCACCACTGATGTGGCCGCCATAGGCAAACTTTTCCGACATGGTGGAAATGGGTGGCAATGGCTGCAAAGGTGTCAACGTGGCATATGCTGATGTAGGACTAAATCCGGGCGGAGATAATGGTTCATCGTTTACTACAGAAGTCAGTGTTTGATAGGAACTAGTCCCCAGCGAGTTTTCGCCTACACCCACCACGCTTAGCTCCGGGGGACTCAATATCTGAGTGGCAGAGTCCCGAGAATCGTCATGATTTTGAACTATCGCCGTTAGTGGCTCTGTTTGAGCTGATTGTAGGGGGCAGTGATCATGGATGTTGTGACGACAACGCTGctgatggtg
The Calliphora vicina chromosome X, idCalVici1.1, whole genome shotgun sequence DNA segment above includes these coding regions:
- the onecut gene encoding homeobox protein onecut, with translation MESISEIIDHQTLSRQLVEDTSDLMVQHTLVGRTPSPASSVTVLSAHDSVVDEHEMANSSSVVLNSDSGEHSNMAIVHNIMDHHSPTYQTQRLHQQHHMHQHPEHHMQHHHQHLSLPQRLRLESPVHFVAADNTLDALSVGSNCSNTMGHIIAMEQEHKLVIVNGNSNGSSTNNNNNNNNICNSLKNNNNNNNVSSNHNKSNCDLGVVLDDLTADDHTTMDSSDQPNYESHDGSAESESHHTSALHHMHLHHHHHQQRCRHNIHDHCPLQSAQTEPLTAIVQNHDDSRDSATQILSPPELSVVGVGENSLGTSSYQTLTSVVNDEPLSPPGFSPTSAYATLTPLQPLPPISTMSEKFAYGGHISGGGVVSSSSTNDAASDDGGNGNSASNGSAGVVGPYVVMPTTHHGHNQHQHSQHHHSHQQHSNPLSSLSLSGLSGGEPSPYSSYDKLPTMGMSMTPPHNYGSSPSHTLSGLVVSCDLPATSPGGCGPLSPQSNYSHSADLQSPKPLQSNLLRCKDSSSSKLNTLTTDTDTGVTGCAAERHVVCLSSVNINGSSDVGDHVIITDYESPYNSQQRDMIVSSTPSTSSASNGCGRNGSHLHLQTASPGALSPHSVSASSMNSPGTVVTLPHLNCNNNKNLVDISALQGNQQHVVSLTPSPPPQNIGLSEAPRTLLVTVNHGHDDSNTLNGRRLMINGSLDTHLIMQTTQQQQHQQKHHQDTKSHPITGDCTNNGSQQTQIVIQAQQQQQQQQQQQPIQNQQIQNEIQPRNNKHSITNSSANSHTTSSSCGDMEEINTKELAQRISAELKRYSIPQAIFAQRVLCRSQGTLSDLLRNPKPWSKLKSGRETFRRMFKWLQEPEFQRMSALRMAAAQLPQRSSCTTNGNSSINHHIVNNSVHEDFDLDFAGPTSLSSTTPSTIPAGPVVIAGAPCHRKDEIQMEHMPQPKKPRLVFTDLQRRTLQAIFKETKRPSKEMQVTIARQLGLEPTTVGNFFMNARRRSMDKWRDDDGNSTLSGHGGAKSSSYQSNSSSNNHNLQSQSGNHSNSNNGSSQFINNNRNNIGNIHIQLSSSQYHQDHHHSSSLDLDDDGDMDLDLVHDDFELSDHNIDDSQHQKDDML